CACTTGCAGTGGGTCAGAAAAGACCATGTATAACAGGATGGGATCAGTGGGAAGAAGACATCATGATATATGAAAAGAAATCACAGTGGAAGGCAGTAAAGCATAATACTTTAAAGTTAGAAGTTAGCTTTGCTATAGGAAAAAGCTATTTCCCACACTCACTACAACAGATACCTGCTTTTGTAGTTTGTAGCCCTCAGGGTCAGATGCAATGGCAATGAAAGTCAGCAGCCTGTGTAGTTCTTCTCGGGTATGAGGTGCTAATAACTTCAAATACAGCTGTGATGCCTCTACAGCTTGATCAGTTTTACCTTTTTCTGCAGTGGAGTAAAACAGTGTACTCAGTGCAACTGTTCACAGACAGCACAATTCAATTCAATATTAATTCCatttttattgatttttttcccctccaacaAAAGGTTATCTCAGCTTCTAAAACCTTTCAACAAGACTCAATTCAGTCAAAGTAAGCTTTAAAATCTGTGTCCCATTGCTAGTCAAGGAACAGACTTACTAGGACAACATATAACGACATTACTATGTTGTAAGTGCAAACATTTAAAGAGATGTTTGTGCTGTTTGTGTTCACACAGCTTAGTGTTCCATTCTAGGATTCATCTTaaagttcaatcatagaatcaaccagactgaaagagacctccaggctcatccagtccaacctagcacccagccctagccaatcaaccagaccagggcactaagtgcctcatccagtcttctcttgaacacctccagggacagcaactccaccaccttgctgggcagcccttccaatgccaatcactctctctgccaacaacttcctcctaacactcagcctagacctcccccagcaaaacttgagactgagtccccttcttctgttgctgcttgcctggcagaagagaccaatccccacttgGCTatagcttcccttcaggtagttgtagaaagcaatgaggtcacccctgagaatcctcttctccaggctgcacacccccagctccctcagcctctcctcataggatttgtgttccaggcccctcaccagaattgtcgcccttctctggacaccttccagcacctcaacatctctctttaactgagtagcccagaactggacacagtactcaaggtgtggcctgagcagtgctgagtacaggggcagaagaacctccctcatcctactggccacactgttcctgatccaggccaggatgccattggctctcttggccacctgggcacactgctgcctcatcttcagctactatctaccagcacccccaggtccctttcttcccagctgctccccagccgctccccagcctgtagtactgcttggggctgttgtggccaaactgtaggactctgcacttgaccttgttaaatctcatcccattggcctctgcccacccatgcagcctatcaaggtccctctgcagggctctcttaccctccaacagatccacacctgctcctagctttgtgtcatctgcaaacttactgacgctggactcaatcccctcatccagatcaccagtaaagatattgaccaggattgggcccagcactgatccttggggaacaccactagtgactggctgccaactgcataAGCTTAACAATTCTAACTTTCTCATATCTTTGAGGTTTCCTTGtttgatttgttgttgttgttgttgttttcttcagtttaatttttgctttggtttcttttgaattttttgtcttctggagttttttgtctttttttgttgATGTTGTCATTGTTGGTTGATGTCTGCTCCTCACCCCCTTATTTAAGCCATTAGCTGGTAGCCCAAAACATACAAAACTTTATTCTGGTTAACAAGAAAACTTTATAGCAATGATCTTACTTTTATGCTATTAAGCTTGAGCAGCAATTAAGGGAAATTCTGATTACTGTTAAGAAATGTTCACAGTGAGAAGAGCTGCAAAGTGTAACAGGTTACCCATAGAGGTTGGTGAACCTATACTTGCAGATTTTCAAAATTCAGCTGGACCAGGCACTAAGGAGCTTGGTCTAACTTTGGACTTTGTCCTTGCCTTGAACAGAGGTTTGGACTAGCAGCTTTGAGTGTTCTTTTCCCACCTATAAAATGAAGTGCATCTGCAATAGCATTGCAAGTGGTGTTATGACCCAGTTAACTCATACTTGGCAACTTACACCTTTTATGAAGCTTTCACTTGCATTTTTCTTGTTCCAGGTTGTTCTTACCTATAAGTTCTATAATTCCTGAATGAATATCAAGATCCTGAGCAGTAAGAAGGGAGTCCTTCTTTTGAGTATAGTATTTTACTATAACATCAAAAAGAATCTTCTTGTATGCATTCAGACTGCAGGTGCTGTCAGCACTTGGAGGTAACTGCTGACTAACCATCACTGTGAATTGGTCTGGGAAATACTCCAAGCACTCAATTGCAGCATAGAGCCATTTATCAAGCCTGTAAAAGGAGAAGCTAAGTTTAGTGCTTACTTTAAAATGCTCTTCCTATTATTTAAGCCTTTAAACTAAAATTTGATAGAAACAACCATGCAGGTAAGTCACATATCTGAACCATGTTAAACTTGTTGCTTATTAAGAAGTTTATGTAACTCATCTCACTACAGTACTTCAAGGACCTGCTCATAATAGGCAACTTCCATGGTTTCCCAGTGCTGTAGACAATATAACCCAGGTATGTTCAGATTAAAATGAGCTGCAACTCTAACAGACTGACACTCACTCCAAGACACTTGTCTGACTGAGGTAGTATTTAAAAATCAAACAGCCCTCTGCTGTAGTAGACATCAAAAAGAGTAATCCCATGCAGAGTGAAAACCCACCAGGGGTAACCAGTGTAAGAAAGCTGGGAATTGGATTTCACAAAGAGAAACAATTAGTTTGATAACAGCAAAGACAGAAATAGTTTCAATCTCAGAAGACTGTGGAACCAGTTTTCAATTCCAATATCTGTTGTAAAGATCTAGGAGTGAAGCCCCTAGAAATCGGGAGTGTTTTCAACACTTAAGGCTAAAGCTTTAGAGTATACTTAAAATCCTCAAATGCCCAAAAACTTTTTGTGAATTCTTTTACCACTTCTGCAATCAAAGCAAAGTACATTAATGCCACCCCTTTTTACAAGTATGGAAGTGTGGCAATGTCTATTTTGTCCACTTATTTCTGATCAAGACTAAAACGAAGTGTTCACTAATGATTTCATTTCATAGATGTATTACTTACTCAGGTAAGTTTAAGCTACATGTAACCTCTCTGTCCAGGAAAGTATTGGAGATAACCAAATCTTCTTCCTTGCTGAAACAGTCTGGTTTTGTCTTCACTGAAGACACCAAGATACCTTCTAGAAGGGGAACATCAATTATCTGCAGCAGTCGTAGCAGAGTCTGCTGTTTCCAGACATCATCTATTACTGATACCAtaagcaaagaagaaaacacCCTCAGAAATAAGATCTTATGCAAAACACTGACCTGTGTTGTTACTCaaaaacattttaaatgctCAAACAAGGTAACAGCATAATATGAAGTTTCTGTGTTGGAGAAGAAGAGATCAAAACAGGTACACTAATTAAAAAAGGCTTTATAGAGATCAATTCTCTAATGTTAGAATTAATAGTCatctatttcacagtatcaccaaggttggaagagacctcatagatcatcaagtccaaccctttaccacagagctcaaggctagaccatggcaccaagtgccacttccaatcttgccttgaacagctccagggacggcgactccaccacctccccgggcagcccattccagtgtccaatgactctctcagtgaagaactttctttgagcctaaatttcccctggcacagcttgaggctgtgtcctctcattctggtgctggccacctgagagaagagagcaacctccccctggccacaaccacccctcaggtagttgtagacagcaataaggtcacccctgtgcctcctcttctccaggctaaccaatcccagctccctcagcctctcctcgtagggctgtgctcaaggcctctccccagcctcgttgcccttctctggacacactcaagcatctcaatgtccctcctaaactggggggcccagaactgaacacagcactcaaggcgtggtctaaccagtgcagagtacaggggcagaatgacctccctgctcctgctgaccacaccattcctgatgcaggccaggatgccactggctctcttggccacctgggcacactgctagcatATTCAGTAAtatgtacaccagaaaacaagTGAATAACAAAGGAATCATACCACACAGATATATTTAACCTTAAAGTCTATTCGCTTCTCAAGTGGTATTGGCATAAATAGAACAGCACAACCCTGCAAAAATTTAGCCCTGTTTCATCTCCTTCAGTTTACTTACTGCGAGCACTTACCCATGTAGTACTGATTCAGCTATTACATCATTAAATTTAGGACTGACAGGCAATGTCTAACAGAAATTAGGTACTCCAAGTTGATATAGCAAAGAAAAATCAagcctgaaaaagaaaaattcaaTCCTCACCTCTTTTTGAAAGCAGATGAGTTGGTTCACTAATTCTGATCTTTGCAGGTAAAGATGCATGAATGTTTATTGATCGAAGAAGCTCCTCTACCCTCTTTTTATCAGCTGCTTCTAATGCTAAGGGGTTTGAAAGTGTTATTTCACACTTTGCCCTGTTtagtggggaaaagaaaaagttatACATCTAACAAATACCATCATGGCACATTTATCTTTCTGTCAGTTCCTAAACTGCTGTTAAATCAGAACTTCTGGGCTTCGTGGTACCTGGGGTCCAGCCAGCCAGAAAAAATGGCCATCCACATCTGCTTTGTGCAAAGGTGTGCTAGCCTGAGCccagctagaatattttggtgagaagaactagattataagatgtgaaaaggaaacaatggtgatgtctactgcactcataggcttgctgagatgtatcaaaacaagaacacaaacttaCATaatggagttgctctctggctgcctgcacttttctccctaacctgctgtctaatccctctgcttcctaactcctctGGCCCATTCTCCAAACTGACCTTGAACATtgggcaaagtctgggataaggcagaggagtggaaaggaggtggaaggatgACTGAGagccccctcctggggactctggtttctgggagagttgttgtgtttctgtattacttttaacttgtacatttctgtctatagctgtatagattgtaaatacctgcttgcatattttgctaagctgtcaatataaagcttcattctttcatttccagcttggctgagtctggactgggtgatttttcttaagtgtggagggggcaggtaacacccaaaccatcacaaaaggtCAAGGACATTAATTTCAAATAGTATTTATAGTTCCAATTTCTTTTATCAGTTTCTAACAAGTAGCTCATTCATGCTAACTCTCAGACTTCAGCACAACTGACTGCAAACCAGCACAACTCctaggcttctgctgctgtgccagactcCATGCTAAAGCACAGTGGGCAGATCAAAGCAATTCACCAGAACTAGAGTCAGCAAAATGGAACAGAAATACAccagaaaaaggcaaagaaggGTATTTTGTTACTACCAAGAAATACTAAATTGCACCTGCAATTTAGGCCCATAGTTTTTAAAGTCTCCCCTACTTGGGTTAGACAGGGATAACTTCATCTACAGTTAGCACACATTAAGAGACaataaaaaaaagggggggaaaaaggaaatcaGACTGGCTCAGGGTAACTCACTTGGAGCATCTTTTAGTCTTCTGTTTGAAGATTTGCTCAGGAGACCAGCTGTCATTGCCTTCATTCTTTCTTGGAAGAGGAGTAAGGTTGCTATTTACAAATCTATAGAGGCTAGTGTTTGTGTCTTCAAACTCTGTTTCTTTCTCAGTCTTGAACAAAGCAAGCTTTGCTCCAGCCGGCTCAAACACCTTGTGATCCATCAACGCCTGGCACACACGGACGCCTTTCAGCCGAGATATGTCATTGCAGCTCAGGTACATGCTTTGCATCAGGTGGCTCAGGACCACATCAACAGCATTTGCTCCAGTGAAGCAGTTTTTATATGTCTTCAGATGCTGCCGACGTCTTTTGATTTCCACTTGACTGTGAAGGGCATGAATAATACTGTTCCACAGCTGAGTTGCTTGAAAAGGACCATCGCAGCCTGCAAAATATTTATGGGGAAGGTTCACAGCCGTTTATAAAGCTTTAGTTTTCAATGCTTTGAAAGAGTTTTAATACATACATAAATTCTGCAAGCTTTGTTTTACAAAGACAGAGGAAGGGAACAGCACAGGAATCTGTCCTTTTTGTAAACTCACATTCGCtaaggtggtcaagaaaagagAACGAATAGGTAGAGGCAACAAAACGGAACAGAAATATACCAGaaacaggagaggaaagggcTTTTGTTACTGTTGTTACTATACCCATTGCATGTATCCACACACGGCTGAGGCTTACAGGGACCTCTGGGGCCAACCTCACCTGCTCAATTAGAGCTACCTAGAGCTGGTCACCCAGGACTATGTTTAGACAGTCGCTGAACATCTCCAAAGGTGGAGAACCCGCAACGGCACCGGAACGAAAAGCTTGGCTGCATCCTCTGCGTTCTCCCTTCAAGTACTTGTGCACATTAATAAGAACGTcctgaggcttctcttctccaggcttagcagtcccagctctctcagcctcaccTTCCTCACTACCCAGTTTCTCCTCCACATAGCAGCCTCGGCTCAGCAAACGACAAACCGGctcaaaacctgcttgccaATCTCCGCTCCGACGGCTCGGGCTTGGCCTGTCACTTGTAGTGCCACTCACCCGCAGCTCCGGAGAGCTTTGCCACAGGCAGCCACGCTCGGCTCTGCGCAGCGGCTGCCCTCTGCCCTAGCTCCCAGCAGCCCGGCCCCGAGGCGGCGGCCGCGGGCGCCCATTCAACCGGCAGGCCCgcgccaacccccctgccagctcCGCTCTCCGGCGAGGCGCGGAGCCGCCGCCGGCCCCACAGGCGCCGCGACAGAAAAAGCCGCGACAGCGCAGAAACGGGAGCAGCTCTCCTTCCCCCACCTCGCCGCGGCCCGCCGCCCCGCCGCAGCTCTAGCTCGCTGTGACTGCGGAGCCGCCTGAACCGCGGAGTCAAGCAGACCGCCATAAGCGCGGCCGCCGCTGGCGGAAGCTGGTGCAGTGCATCACTTCCCCCCGCCTCCGCCGCACCCGGCGCCGGGCGCCGCCCCTCGGGGCGGAAGTGAGCCTCGCTCCGCTCCTCCGCTCCCTCACGGCGCTGTGCCTGTCGCTATGGAGTAGCTGGAGCGGGACGGGGACGGAGCGAGGCACTGAGCTGGCTTGACAGGTGCCTTGCCGGGCCCACAGGGCGACGGGCAGCCGGGCGCTGCGCCGGCAGCTTCCCACAGGCTCAGGTAAGAGGCCTGCCTGCCTCCCGCGTACCGGGGCAGGAGCGACTGACTGCCCGTGGCCTAGTGTCACAGCGCGGGACAGACAGGGCCCGCAGGCTCCGGAGGCGGCGGTGTCGCGTCTGGGGAGCCCGGCTGTGAGGGGTACAGGGGAAAGAGGCCGCCGTGAGCAGGGCCCGGTGGAAACTCTTGAGCTGTCCGAGCCAGTACGTCGCGGATCACCGCTCGCCGCCGCTCACCTGTGCCCGCGGCCGCTGTGCGCCCCGGGCAGGCTCTCTGCCGGCTGCCCCGCGGAGCAGGGAGCGCAGTCAGTGGCCTTTGGGGCATTCCCTGCGCGCCGCTGGCGGCCGCTCCTCGGCAGAGCGGTGCGAGTTCGGTCTCACTGTAAGTAAGAGGGGATACCTTATCCAGAATTAGCGCAGCATATGGGTTAGTTTTTGCCTGACAGCAGGCGGCAAATGGATCGCCGTGCATGGATCGCATTCCAGGAGTTTTTGGTAGGGTTTCAATGGCAGCTCAGTACCGAAAAAAAAGCTGAATGAGAATCGTGAAATGGACTTGTTCTGAGGGCAGTTACACCGTGCACAGCGCATCACTGCATCCGATTCTTCCGTGGGTGTTTGGCCGAAGGTCGGTTGTGCCTGAAATATTGATTGATGGATTTCTTCATCAGTTTGGTGAGACTTGCTTTCTCTAGCCCGTGTGGATTCGTGATAGTCTGGGTGAGGTGGTTATAGGATGGAAGTTTGGGCTGGGTCGTGTGAAATGCTCAtgcacctgcactgctgccttgtTGCACAGGTGCAAATCCCAGCTTGTCACAGGCAGAAATGCTGTCAAGTATGATGCGTGCTGTGCACAGGATCAGTGCATTGGGTGAAGCTGTGATTTAGTTCAAGGATGAATTAATagttttaaatcatagaatcaaccacgttggaagagatctctaagctcgtccagcccaacctatcacccagccctagccagtcaactagaccatgacactgagtgcctcatccagtctttgcttggatgcctccagggatggcgactccaccacctccctgggcagcccattccaatgccaatcactctctctgccaacaacttcctcctaacatccagcctagacctcccacagcaaaacttgagactgtgtcaccttgttccattgctggttgcctggcagaagagaccaaccccacctggctacagcctcccttcaggtagttgtagacagcaaatgagccactgagccttctcttctccaggctgcgcacccccagctccctcagcctcccctatAGGGCTCatgttctgggcctctcaccagcttcatcacctttctctggacacgttccagtatctcatctctcttgaattgaggagcccagaactggacacaacactcaaggtgtggcctgagcagtgctgagtacaggggcagagtaacctcccttgtcccactggccacactgttgctgatgcaggccaggatgccattggctctcttggccacctgggcacactgctggctcatgttcagctactatctaccagtagccccatatcccttttttcctggctgctctccagccactctgtccccagcctttagcACCATGCAGTTGTTCTAGGTGAGTGAGCATGTTGGGTTGTTTTCAATGTTTTgaatgttttcatagaatcaaccaggttggaagagacctccaagatcatccaatttcTTCTTGCTGTTAGCTGTTGCTTACTGCCTTGCCAAGTGATTAGTTCGTCGTCATGCTGATGTATCGTTGCCGATGTACATCAGCATA
The sequence above is drawn from the Pogoniulus pusillus isolate bPogPus1 chromosome 15, bPogPus1.pri, whole genome shotgun sequence genome and encodes:
- the DEPDC4 gene encoding DEP domain-containing protein 4; translation: MAVCLTPRFRRLRSHSELELRRGGGPRRGCDGPFQATQLWNSIIHALHSQVEIKRRRQHLKTYKNCFTGANAVDVVLSHLMQSMYLSCNDISRLKGVRVCQALMDHKVFEPAGAKLALFKTEKETEFEDTNTSLYRFVNSNLTPLPRKNEGNDSWSPEQIFKQKTKRCSKAKCEITLSNPLALEAADKKRVEELLRSINIHASLPAKIRISEPTHLLSKRVIDDVWKQQTLLRLLQIIDVPLLEGILVSSVKTKPDCFSKEEDLVISNTFLDREVTCSLNLPELDKWLYAAIECLEYFPDQFTVMVSQQLPPSADSTCSLNAYKKILFDVIVKYYTQKKDSLLTAQDLDIHSGIIELIEKGKTDQAVEASQLYLKLLAPHTREELHRLLTFIAIASDPEGYKLQKQFDNRSVIIKTCTKFLLQNKALSKAQAELLTQFLMDNHSELFKTPLTLLELTSRRLQSLLQGQDPDVNSGFTFCQPVTAKEYEDQKHQTNQHLLALLHEMDNDPLVPLKQKKKLIKEFRKHHSLVYCSGCKTGCGSCTLNRHRCSL